A stretch of DNA from Acidimicrobiales bacterium:
TGGACTTCCCCCTCGCCCCGGCGGTGCGGGATGCGCTCATCGACGCGGTGCGGCGCGACGACCTCGGGTACCCCTCGCCCCGGCTCGCCGAGTCCTGCCGCCAGGCGTTCGCCCGCCGGTACGCCGAGCGGCACGGGCTCGAGGTGGACCCCGGCTGCGTCGTGCTGACGAGCGACGTCGTCCAGGCCATCTACGCGGCCGTCTGGTCCCTCACAGCCGAGGGCGACGGCGTCGTCTTCCTCACCCCCTCCTACCCGCCGTTCTTCGACGCGGTGCGCGAGACGCGCCGGCGGGTGCTCACCGCCGATCTCGTCGCCGGACCCAGCGGCTACGAGCTCGACCTCGAGCGTCTCGGCGACCTCGTGGCCAGGGAGCGCCCACGCTGCCTCCTGCTGTGCAACCCGCACAACCCGACCGGCCGGGCCTTCCGGCGAGAGGAGCTCGCCGCGCTCGGCGCGCTCGCCTGCGAGCACGACCTCCTCGTCGTCGCCGACGAGATCCACGCCGACCTCGTGCTGCCCGGGGCTTCCCACGTCCCGATCGCCTCGCTCGACGCCGAGGTGGCGCGCCGCTGCGTGACGCTCTCGTCGGCGAGCAAGGCCTTCAACGTCGCCGGCCTGCGCTGCGCGTTCGCCGCCTTCCCCTCGCGCGACCTGCTCGAGGCCTTCGACGTCCT
This window harbors:
- a CDS encoding aminotransferase class I/II-fold pyridoxal phosphate-dependent enzyme — translated: MRVASSEAASSGSGVDLDRYGAPELRARAGAKWSSVGPDGLAAGLADMDFPLAPAVRDALIDAVRRDDLGYPSPRLAESCRQAFARRYAERHGLEVDPGCVVLTSDVVQAIYAAVWSLTAEGDGVVFLTPSYPPFFDAVRETRRRVLTADLVAGPSGYELDLERLGDLVARERPRCLLLCNPHNPTGRAFRREELAALGALACEHDLLVVADEIHADLVLPGASHVPIASLDAEVARRCVTLSSASKAFNVAGLRCAFAAFPSRDLLEAFDVLPAAIRGSVSVAGMHATLAAFSAGDAWLDAVLRRLAVNRAEVVRALGSLAGVRVHPPEATYLAWLDLRAAGLGDDPAEVIARRSGVVCSSGPSFGPAGRGHVRLNFATSAPVLEEICRRVAAVIRSSAPSSASRSDRGGA